In Haloterrigena alkaliphila, a single genomic region encodes these proteins:
- a CDS encoding TIGR04024 family LLM class F420-dependent oxidoreductase, which translates to MTERDVFLPVGAQPTLDDLVDQAVTAEELGYDRAWFPESWGRDAVTAMATAAERTDEIGIGTSIANIYSRSPALLGQTAATLQEASNGRFRLGVGPSGPIVIENWHGIEFGNPLRRTRETVEIVRQVLSGETVSYDGEYFDLDGFRLRCDPPDPAPPIDAAGLGPKAVELAGRFADGWHAVNYTRDGLTERLEDLRRGAELGDRTLDDLRVTLSVGCCALEDGDRARELVAQHIAFYLGGMGTFYRDNLARQGYEDLAHEIYDTWQDGDRERATTLVREELRDQMGAAGTPEAARDQLEEFVDLDGVDAINVSFPRGAGPTEIRETMAAVAP; encoded by the coding sequence ATGACCGAGAGGGACGTCTTTCTTCCGGTCGGTGCACAGCCCACGCTCGATGACCTCGTCGACCAAGCCGTCACCGCGGAGGAGTTGGGATACGACCGTGCCTGGTTCCCGGAGAGCTGGGGGCGAGACGCCGTCACGGCGATGGCGACCGCCGCCGAGCGGACCGACGAGATCGGGATCGGAACGAGCATCGCCAACATCTACTCCAGATCACCGGCCCTGCTCGGTCAGACGGCCGCAACGCTCCAGGAGGCCAGCAACGGTCGCTTCCGTCTCGGCGTCGGTCCCAGCGGTCCGATCGTCATCGAGAACTGGCACGGGATAGAGTTCGGAAATCCGCTACGCCGCACCCGAGAAACGGTCGAAATCGTCCGACAGGTGCTCTCCGGCGAAACGGTCTCGTATGACGGCGAGTATTTCGACCTCGACGGCTTCCGACTGCGTTGCGATCCGCCCGACCCGGCTCCACCGATCGACGCGGCGGGTCTCGGGCCGAAAGCCGTCGAACTCGCCGGCCGCTTCGCCGACGGCTGGCACGCCGTCAACTACACTCGAGACGGACTCACCGAACGACTCGAGGATCTTCGCCGGGGTGCCGAACTCGGCGATAGGACCCTCGACGATCTTCGCGTCACACTCTCTGTGGGCTGTTGTGCCCTCGAGGACGGCGATCGGGCTCGCGAGCTCGTCGCCCAACATATCGCCTTCTACCTCGGTGGAATGGGAACGTTCTACCGCGACAACCTCGCGCGGCAAGGATACGAGGACCTTGCTCACGAGATCTATGATACGTGGCAGGACGGCGATAGAGAGCGCGCAACGACGCTCGTTCGGGAGGAACTACGCGACCAGATGGGGGCTGCGGGGACGCCCGAAGCGGCGCGCGATCAGCTGGAAGAATTCGTCGATCTCGACGGGGTGGATGCTATCAACGTGTCCTTCCCGCGAGGTGCCGGACCGACGGAGATTCGAGAAACGATGGCTGCTGTAGCGCCATAA
- a CDS encoding Zn-ribbon domain-containing OB-fold protein, translating into MSGGELVDGELTYESWKRALREGALIGQECTDCGHATGAPKAACARCGSRDLEAVELPTTGTVYSETTITVPPRQFTDDTYQVAIIELDTARVMARIDGTAEIGDEVRLQGTLEADDAPAPVFG; encoded by the coding sequence ATGAGCGGTGGCGAACTGGTCGACGGCGAACTCACGTACGAGTCCTGGAAGCGAGCGCTTCGAGAGGGAGCTCTCATCGGACAGGAGTGCACCGATTGCGGTCACGCGACCGGCGCGCCGAAAGCCGCCTGTGCCCGCTGCGGATCCCGCGATCTCGAGGCGGTTGAACTGCCGACAACGGGGACGGTGTATTCGGAGACCACGATCACCGTCCCGCCGCGACAGTTCACCGACGACACCTATCAGGTGGCAATCATCGAACTGGATACCGCACGTGTGATGGCTCGGATCGACGGGACGGCGGAGATCGGTGACGAGGTACGTCTTCAGGGAACGCTCGAGGCCGACGATGCG
- a CDS encoding acyl-CoA dehydrogenase family protein, translated as MSTPSTESGVAFDTDDETQLILESLDQFIEQEVEPLEAEHDDILANPRAGHEENGYLTDDYLELIETVRKKSADAGFYAMNMPEDVGGSDVSFVTWYRAITHVFSKGRGLNRHVLAGPEGPKPLLLLADDEQRSEYVEPAVRGEKSTAFAQTEPVAGSDSPAMQTTAVRDGDEWVLNGTKQWITNAPYADFAQVFARTSSREEAGRYGGITCFLVESDEWELGSLNNTPAEVGQQAELRFDDVRLPDDRVLGEVGTAFYEAMDFLSVGRLELGAQAVGLAEYVLDRSTEYAREREAFGQEIGSFQQISSKVARGRAKQYAADSAGLRCAWKMDRDDSVVEDVSIFNWFATQTYWDAADSAVQIHGGNGLSEDYGFMDHLNYARLLRIVEGTDELQLNTIAKQNGLLQ; from the coding sequence ATGAGTACGCCTTCTACCGAGAGCGGAGTCGCTTTCGATACCGACGACGAAACGCAGTTGATCCTCGAGAGTCTCGATCAGTTCATCGAACAGGAAGTCGAACCGCTCGAAGCGGAGCACGACGATATCCTCGCGAACCCGAGAGCCGGTCACGAAGAGAACGGCTATCTCACAGACGACTATCTCGAACTCATCGAGACGGTCCGAAAGAAGTCCGCTGATGCGGGCTTCTACGCGATGAACATGCCAGAAGACGTCGGCGGCTCAGATGTGTCATTCGTGACGTGGTATCGAGCGATCACGCACGTCTTCTCTAAAGGGCGCGGACTGAACCGACACGTACTGGCTGGGCCCGAAGGACCGAAGCCGCTGCTGTTGCTGGCGGACGACGAACAGCGATCCGAGTACGTCGAACCCGCCGTGAGGGGGGAGAAATCTACGGCGTTCGCACAGACCGAACCGGTGGCGGGGTCGGACTCACCTGCGATGCAAACGACGGCAGTGCGAGACGGTGACGAGTGGGTGCTAAACGGCACCAAACAGTGGATCACGAACGCTCCGTACGCCGATTTCGCGCAAGTGTTCGCGAGAACGTCCTCCCGAGAAGAGGCCGGACGGTACGGCGGAATCACGTGTTTTCTCGTCGAATCGGACGAATGGGAGCTCGGGTCGCTCAATAACACCCCCGCAGAGGTCGGTCAACAGGCCGAGCTCCGGTTCGATGATGTCCGACTGCCAGACGATCGAGTCCTCGGCGAGGTCGGGACCGCATTCTACGAGGCGATGGACTTCCTCTCGGTCGGCCGGCTCGAACTCGGCGCACAGGCTGTCGGTCTCGCGGAGTACGTATTGGATCGATCCACCGAATACGCGCGCGAACGCGAAGCGTTCGGTCAGGAGATCGGGAGCTTTCAGCAGATCTCTTCGAAGGTCGCTCGTGGACGCGCAAAGCAGTACGCGGCCGACTCTGCAGGGCTTCGATGCGCGTGGAAGATGGATAGGGATGACTCGGTCGTCGAGGACGTCTCGATCTTCAACTGGTTTGCGACGCAGACCTACTGGGACGCCGCGGATTCGGCCGTCCAGATCCACGGTGGCAACGGCCTCAGTGAGGACTACGGCTTCATGGACCACCTCAACTACGCGCGGCTTCTTCGCATCGTCGAGGGAACCGACGAACTTCAGCTCAACACGATCGCCAAGCAGAACGGACTGTTGCAGTGA
- a CDS encoding thiolase domain-containing protein has translation MTRASVVGAGMTTFGPHERTLAELFAEAALEALDDAGTTNDIVDAFYLGNTLGGMTENETHLAPKLATHVGISGVPAQRFEDACATSSNALKHAVRAVENGVHDVVLVGGVERCTPATGLDTPRMTEIFASASDRQYEQPSGITFPGVFALLTKRHMHEYGTTEEQLASVAVKNHANGRHNPHAHFGKETTVEEVLESPLIADPFRLMDCCPFSDGASAVLLASPEAADSFDSPVDVTGIGHATGTVPAADKVSLTATQPARDAAASAYEQAGRTPDDVDFAEVHDCFTGAEVLATEALGFFDDGEGGPAAEAGRTALDGEKPINPSGGLKAKGHPIGATGTAQIVELTTQLRGEAGDRQIADAETGLAHNLGGDAGTTLVTVMEARA, from the coding sequence ATGACACGAGCGAGTGTCGTAGGTGCCGGAATGACCACATTCGGTCCTCACGAACGAACGCTTGCAGAACTGTTCGCCGAGGCAGCGCTCGAGGCGCTAGACGACGCAGGAACGACGAACGATATCGTCGACGCGTTCTACCTCGGGAATACACTTGGTGGAATGACCGAAAACGAGACACACCTCGCACCAAAGTTAGCGACGCACGTCGGTATCTCCGGCGTTCCCGCACAGCGCTTCGAGGACGCTTGTGCGACGTCCTCGAACGCATTGAAGCACGCGGTTCGGGCAGTAGAGAACGGTGTCCACGACGTTGTCCTCGTCGGCGGAGTCGAGCGGTGTACACCGGCGACGGGACTCGATACACCGCGAATGACCGAGATCTTCGCCAGCGCGTCGGACAGACAGTACGAACAACCGTCGGGAATCACGTTTCCCGGCGTGTTCGCCCTGCTCACGAAGCGGCACATGCACGAGTACGGGACGACAGAGGAGCAACTCGCCAGCGTCGCTGTGAAAAATCACGCGAACGGACGGCACAATCCTCATGCCCACTTCGGCAAGGAGACGACTGTCGAGGAAGTGCTGGAGTCACCACTCATCGCGGATCCGTTCCGGCTGATGGACTGCTGCCCGTTCTCGGACGGGGCGAGCGCAGTCCTGCTCGCCAGCCCCGAGGCCGCCGACTCGTTCGATTCGCCGGTCGACGTGACCGGGATCGGTCACGCCACGGGTACCGTCCCGGCTGCCGACAAAGTCTCGCTGACGGCGACACAACCGGCTCGCGACGCGGCGGCGTCCGCGTACGAGCAGGCCGGCCGAACTCCCGACGACGTCGACTTCGCCGAAGTTCACGACTGTTTCACCGGGGCGGAGGTACTCGCGACGGAAGCGCTCGGCTTCTTCGACGACGGTGAGGGCGGTCCCGCTGCCGAAGCCGGTCGAACGGCCCTCGACGGCGAGAAACCGATCAATCCCAGCGGCGGGCTCAAGGCAAAAGGCCATCCGATCGGCGCGACTGGAACCGCACAGATCGTCGAACTAACGACGCAGCTCCGAGGAGAAGCCGGCGACCGACAGATCGCCGACGCGGAGACGGGACTCGCACACAACCTCGGCGGCGACGCCGGAACGACCCTTGTGACGGTCATGGAGGCGAGAGCATGA
- a CDS encoding Lrp/AsnC family transcriptional regulator: MADHSDDDVLEIDEIDRRILEILANDPRSPYADIADKLGEYDIELSSEGVRRRVTSLLENMTSFFLPRPERNSWEIVLVTVETANEPQSKRTVFEAMSNMDFWFVAEGFGTVDLYGIATARSNAEIDDLLVQMRALESVTEIDYFIETDRAVNIRNYLPVY; the protein is encoded by the coding sequence ATGGCGGACCACTCCGACGATGACGTCCTCGAAATAGACGAAATCGATCGACGGATCCTCGAGATCCTCGCGAACGATCCACGGAGTCCGTACGCTGATATCGCGGACAAGTTGGGCGAGTACGACATCGAACTCAGCAGCGAGGGCGTCCGCCGACGCGTGACGTCGCTGCTCGAGAACATGACGAGTTTCTTCTTACCGCGCCCGGAGCGTAACAGTTGGGAAATCGTCCTCGTAACGGTCGAAACGGCCAACGAACCGCAGTCGAAGCGAACCGTCTTCGAGGCAATGTCGAACATGGACTTCTGGTTCGTCGCTGAAGGGTTCGGAACCGTCGATCTATACGGAATCGCTACCGCACGATCGAACGCGGAGATCGACGACTTACTCGTCCAAATGCGGGCGCTGGAGTCCGTAACCGAAATCGACTACTTCATCGAAACCGATCGCGCGGTGAATATCAGAAACTACCTTCCAGTTTACTGA